A single Mytilus trossulus isolate FHL-02 chromosome 12, PNRI_Mtr1.1.1.hap1, whole genome shotgun sequence DNA region contains:
- the LOC134692705 gene encoding uncharacterized protein LOC134692705 has protein sequence MLIMISVKFFYLLCAVVLVDGHGRLWVPPSRSSMFRKGFPTPPNYNDNQLSCGGFSHQWSTNGGKCGLCGDPYDQQQPRQNEAGGKYATGIISAQYTVGQVIDITVDVTANHKGWFEFRLCPNNDVKKAATQDCLDKYLLQLADGSGTRDHIDTSVGFRTKQWELPTGLTCTQCVLQWKWHVGNSWGVSPDGRGCIGCGAQEEFYGCSDIAIEDPNGSVIQTTPKVAATTITTSTTISPTTTTPSPTTTTTPTTTTTPTTITTPATTTTPTTTTTPTTTTTPTTTTTPTTTPTPITTSTPTTTTAPTMTTSTTTTPSPTTATPTVTTTIDPNSYIGKTCGPTLVWKYTPGMTWWCTINCRGGYCPATHCVCT, from the exons atgttGATAATgatcagtgttaagtttttttaCCTGTTGTGTGCTGTAGTCCTTGTTGATGGACACGGAAGGCTGTGGGTACCTCCGTCGAGATCGTCCATGTTTAGGAAAGGATTCCCGACACCCCCAAATTATAACGACAACCAACTATCATGTGGAGGCTTTTCG CACCAGTGGAGTACAAATGGCGGTAAATGTGGATTGTGTGGAGACCCATATGATCAACAGCAACCACGTCAAAACGAGGCGGGCGGGAAATATGCTACCGGAATTATCTCTGCCCAGTACACAGTAGGACAGGTCATTGATATTACTGTAGATGTGACAGCCAATCATAAAGGATGGTTTGAATTCAGACTCTGTCCAAATAATGATGTAAAGAAGGCAGCGACACAAGAttgtttagacaaatatttattGCAACTGGCAGACGGAAGTGGCACACG GGATCATATTGATACGAGTGTTGGCTTTAGGACAAAACAGTGGGAACTTCCTACTGGTCTAACATGTACCCAGTGTGTTTTACAATGGAAATGGCATGTTG GTAACAGTTGGGGTGTATCTCCGGATGGAAGAGGTTGTATCGGATGTGGGGCACAAGAAGAGTTTTATGGTTGTTCGGACATTGCAATAGAAGATCCTAATGGATCAGTGATTCAAACCACACCAAAAGTGGCAGCTACCACAATAACCACGTCTACCACAATATCGCCTACGACTACGACGCCATCGCCTACAACAACAACCACGCCCACAACAACAACCACGCCAACAACTATTACCACGCCCGCAACGACAACCACGCCTACAACTACAACCACGCCTACGACGACAACCACGCCCACAACGACAACCACGCCTACAACAACACCCACGCCTATAACAACATCCACGCCTACAACAACAACCGCGCCTACAATGACAACGTCTACAACAACAACGCCTTCTCCTACCACAGCTACGCCTACAGTAACTACTACAATAGACCCTAATTCATACATTGGTAAAACCTGCGGACCAACTTTGGTATGGAAATACACACCCGGCATGACCTGGTGGTGTACGATAAACTGCAGAGGTGGTTATTGTCCGGCGACACATTGCGTGTGTACATAG